From Magnolia sinica isolate HGM2019 chromosome 13, MsV1, whole genome shotgun sequence, one genomic window encodes:
- the LOC131223434 gene encoding uncharacterized protein LOC131223434 isoform X2: MQHDEVIWQVIRHNHCSFMTKIETGNFCRNPYNVTGICNRSSCPLANSRYATIRDHDGVFYLYMKTIERAHMPNKLWERVKLPRNYEKALEIIDKHLMYWPKFLVHKTKQRLTKMTQYRIRMRKLELKVREKIMTMPRKEKKREARREQKAEKAAILDKSIEKELLERLKRGVYGDIYNYPVKEYKKVLKMEGLQADAAEEEDEEEHEIEYVEGYDELEDEEDMEDFGGFEMDQSLKGGMDEDGEEMDAVDQTNVKRLRKGSGSGQGKFDSEDLNSKLKKKARVLVEVEHEDTGKRQEALQ, encoded by the exons ATGCAGCACGATGAGGTTATCTGGCAAGTCATCAGACACAACCACTGCAGTTTCATGACCAA GATCGAGACTGGAAATTTCTGTCGCAACCCATACAATGTGACCGGCATTTGCAATCGGAGCTCCTGCCCGCTCGCTAACAGCCGCTACGCCACCATCCGTGACCATGACG GTGTATTTTACTTATACATGAAAACTATCGAAAGGGCTCATATGCCAAACAAATTATGGGAAAGAGTTAAGTTGCCTAGAAACTACGAGAAGGCACTTGAAATCATTGACAAACATCTG ATGTACTGGCCTAAATTTCTTGTGCACAAAACTAAGCAACGTCTCACCAAAATGACTCAGTATCGTATCCGCATGAGGAAGCTCGAATTGAAAGTGAG GGAAAAGATAATGACAATGcctagaaaagagaaaaagagagaggccaGAAGAGAACAAAAGGCTGAAAAAGCTGCAATTTTGGACAAG AGTATCGAAAAAGAATTGTTAGAACGCCTAAAGAGAGGAGTGTATGGCGATATATATAATTATCCTGTTAAAGAGTACAAAAAGGTTCTTAAAATGGAAGGACTACAGGCAGATGCtgctgaagaagaagatgaggag GAACATGAAATAGAGTATGTAGAAGGCTATGATGAACTCGAAGACGAAGAGGACATGGAAGATTTTGGTGGCTTTGAGATGGATCAGTCTCTTAAAG GTGGTATGGATGAAGACGGAGAAGAGATGGATGCAGTTGATCAAACCAATGTTAAGAGACTGCGAAAGGGTTCTGGCTCTGGTCAAGGGAAGTTTGACAGTGAGGATCTCAATTCAAAACTGAAAAAGAAGGCAAGGGTTCTTGTTGAG
- the LOC131223434 gene encoding uncharacterized protein LOC131223434 isoform X1 has product MQHDEVIWQVIRHNHCSFMTKIETGNFCRNPYNVTGICNRSSCPLANSRYATIRDHDGVFYLYMKTIERAHMPNKLWERVKLPRNYEKALEIIDKHLMYWPKFLVHKTKQRLTKMTQYRIRMRKLELKVREKIMTMPRKEKKREARREQKAEKAAILDKSIEKELLERLKRGVYGDIYNYPVKEYKKVLKMEGLQADAAEEEDEEEHEIEYVEGYDELEDEEDMEDFGGFEMDQSLKGDGFGGMDEDGEEMDAVDQTNVKRLRKGSGSGQGKFDSEDLNSKLKKKARVLVEVEHEDTGKRQEALQ; this is encoded by the exons ATGCAGCACGATGAGGTTATCTGGCAAGTCATCAGACACAACCACTGCAGTTTCATGACCAA GATCGAGACTGGAAATTTCTGTCGCAACCCATACAATGTGACCGGCATTTGCAATCGGAGCTCCTGCCCGCTCGCTAACAGCCGCTACGCCACCATCCGTGACCATGACG GTGTATTTTACTTATACATGAAAACTATCGAAAGGGCTCATATGCCAAACAAATTATGGGAAAGAGTTAAGTTGCCTAGAAACTACGAGAAGGCACTTGAAATCATTGACAAACATCTG ATGTACTGGCCTAAATTTCTTGTGCACAAAACTAAGCAACGTCTCACCAAAATGACTCAGTATCGTATCCGCATGAGGAAGCTCGAATTGAAAGTGAG GGAAAAGATAATGACAATGcctagaaaagagaaaaagagagaggccaGAAGAGAACAAAAGGCTGAAAAAGCTGCAATTTTGGACAAG AGTATCGAAAAAGAATTGTTAGAACGCCTAAAGAGAGGAGTGTATGGCGATATATATAATTATCCTGTTAAAGAGTACAAAAAGGTTCTTAAAATGGAAGGACTACAGGCAGATGCtgctgaagaagaagatgaggag GAACATGAAATAGAGTATGTAGAAGGCTATGATGAACTCGAAGACGAAGAGGACATGGAAGATTTTGGTGGCTTTGAGATGGATCAGTCTCTTAAAGGTGACGGCTTTG GTGGTATGGATGAAGACGGAGAAGAGATGGATGCAGTTGATCAAACCAATGTTAAGAGACTGCGAAAGGGTTCTGGCTCTGGTCAAGGGAAGTTTGACAGTGAGGATCTCAATTCAAAACTGAAAAAGAAGGCAAGGGTTCTTGTTGAG